From the Kwoniella pini CBS 10737 chromosome 8, complete sequence genome, one window contains:
- a CDS encoding sulfite reductase (NADPH) hemoprotein, beta-component, producing MPSSLLSAISSLPSTSYHHPIATVPSGSTKLNPYLPIPQASGSTTVLFTNPTFLPSIPSASLKRTVVQVIDAEEVTTPRASKSLSLISRSAQEAYDHSLLALRLAQDEDALVYHFIASGLGGSVQEVEDAQSWLSGDLGSPNPANGHANGETEAADELLSAYEAICLSLLKLTRRAQRSFVHRKAESSRLIVNFLPTTLEADNVIDVVLAIPAPKEKLRSSLTGVQEVIVVEGGNGKYGSGWASVVDALEGADVNIKSVLVTGNVPASELTSAIQTSAPITRLGKTATYSIPSSSVAIPSPESSYTSLLESSPTPLEILNDPSHLAANESTSPLYAFGKAVALRKERARLIELAKKILKASNTRKDVHEALSAWLLVRDEQGAANAGEKVAEVVGAGASPDEKELAQLGANGHWEKKSLWIVISNSWAVDLASSGLHHALASGLDINLLVYETAPSPFSPNAPAQPPKERKKDLALYAMNMGDVYVASVAIYADYAGVINAMREAENYSGPGLVLAYLPWGDKEDGESVSAQEKAGALERLRETKRAVSGGWWPMFRWNPSLADEKRFILDSSHIKAALSEFLDRESHLSQLTLSQPAIDPSITSSVGTELVAARKEKARKAYDALLNSLDGPGLLVLYASDGGNAEKVAKRLVGRAKMRGVGASLRVLDEIAPSIVDSLAEEKNVLILTSTAGQGEAPQNGREFYKALSKTAASDKLAETKVTVFGMGDSHYWPRPEDAGYYNKPAKDIFPKVIGLGCAELCPLGLGDDSDPDGYMTGYKPFEASLWRALGVDSVEVVEEKEETVANEHIKIASDYLRGTILEGLEDKSTGAIGASDAQLTKFHGTYMQDDRDIRESLKAQGLEPAYSFMIRVRMPAGVCTADQWLHMDRISDEHGNGTFKLTTRQTFQFHGIIKSHLKPAMQAINRGLLDTIAACGDVNRNVQCCVNPAYSKTHKAVYDFSVAVSEHLLPSTNAYHEIWLDKKKVYGDAAQDFSADHEPLYGPYYLPRKFKIAVAVPPDNAVDVFTNDVGFIAIVQNDEVIGYNVSVGGGMGVTHGNKKTYPRLGDVLGFLSPEDGCKVAESIMLVQRDYGNRADRKNARLKYTVDRLGVAKFKELVEERWGKKFAEARPYQFTSNLDKYGWHHGHDGKWHFTMFIENGRIEDSPRHQFKSGLQEIAKHHKGTFRLTANQHLILSDVATEDLEDMKRLLNKWGLDNIDHSGVRLSSSACVAFPTCGLAMAESERYLPLLIDKVEKICEEAGVRNDDLVMRMTGCPNGCARPWAAEVAFVGKAPGSYMMMLGGSHDGTRLNKPFIESATEPEILAVLKPMIKRWALERNDGERFGDWTIRAGYIKPTTHGTNFWENGFPTAQQATQAITA from the exons ATGCCTTCCTCCCTCCTTTCAGCTATCTCTAGTCTCCCTTCAACCTCCTATCATCATCCCATCGCCACCGTGCCCTCGGGATCTACGAAGCTCAACCCTTACCTTCCTATACCTCAAGCTTCCGGTAGTACAACCGTTCTTTTCACCAATCCCACGTTCCTTCCTTCTATACCATCGGCATCCCTCAAACGAACTGTAGTTCAAGTCATAGATGCCGAGGAAGTCACCACTCCTCGAGCTTCCAAATCGTTATCGTTGATATCGCGATCGGCTCAAGAAGCATATGATCATTCCTTACTTGCCTTGAGATTagctcaagatgaagatgctttAGTATACCACTTCATCGCATCGGGATTAGGAGGATCGGTACAGGAAGTAGAAGACGCGCAATCATGGTTGAGCGGAGATTTAGGATCACCCAATCCAGCCAATGGCCATGCTAATGGAGAGACAGAAGCTGCcgatgaattattatcagCTTATGAAGCTATTTGTTTATCCCTTTTGAAGCTCACCAGACGAGCACAACGATCCTTCGTACATCGAAAAGCCGAATCATCGAGATTGATCGTCAACTTTCTTCCAACTACCCTCGAAGCTGACAACGTCATCGATGTCGTTCTTGCTATTCCAGCTCCCAAAGAGAAGTTGCGATCCTCGCTTACCGGTGTTCAAGAAGTTATAGTTGTTGAAGgaggaaatggaaaatatGGATCTGGATGGGCCTCAGTCGTTGATGCTCTTGAAGGTGCCGATGTCAACATAAAATCAGTTCTAGTCACCGGCAACGTTCCTGCATCGGAACTCACTTCAGCCATTCAAACTTCCGCTCCTATCACCCGATTAGGTAAAACCGCCACCTACTCAatcccttcttcatctgtcGCTATCCCATCTCCCGAGTCTAGCTACACCTCCCTCCTTGAATCTTCTCCTACGCCTTTGGAGATACTCAACGACCCATCTCATCTTGCTGCCAACGAGTCGACTTCGCCTTTATACGCCTTTGGTAAAGCCGTTGCTCTTCGAAAAGAACGAGCAAGACTTATCGAGCTGGCCAAGAAGATACTCAAAGCCTCAAACACCAGAAAAGATGTTCATGAAGCTCTTTCCGCTTGGCTGTTAGTACGAGATGAGCAGGGTGCTGCTAATGCCGGAGAGAAGGTTGCCGAGGTAGTCGGTGCTGGTGCCAGTCCGGACGAGAAGGAACTCGCCCAACTCGGTGCAAACGGTCATTGGGAGAAAAAGTCTCTTTGGATCGTTATCTCCAACTCCTGGGCCGTCGATCTCGCCTCCTCAGGTCTTCACCATGCTCTTGCATCTGGACTCGACATCAACTTACTCGTCTACGAAACCGCTCCTTCTCCATTCTCACCCAATGCGCCTGCTCAACCACCTAAAGAGCGAAAGAAGGATCTTGCATTGTACGCTATGAATATGGGAGACGTCTACGTCGCTTCTGTAGCAATCTACGCAGACTACGCTGGGGTTATCAATGCCATGcgagaagctgaaaattACTCTGGTCCAGGTTTAGTTCTCGCTTACCTGCCATGGGGAGACAAAGAAGATGGGGAGTCCGTTTCTGCTCAAGAGAAAGCTGGTGCTCTCGAAAGATTGAGGGAGACCAAACGAGCCGTTTCCGGTGGATGGTGGCCAATGTTCAGATGGAACCCTTCTTTGGCCGATGAGAAGCGATTCATTCTCGATTCATCACACATCAAAGCTGCCCTTTCCGAATTCCTCGATCGAGAGTCTCACCTTTCTCAACTCACTCTATCTCAACCTGCGATCGACCCCTCAATCACTTCATCAGTCGGTACCGAGCTTGTCGCTGCTCGAAAGGAAAAAGCTAGAAAGGCTTACGATGCCTTGCTTAACTCACTTGATGGTCCTGGACTTCTTGTATTGTACGCTTCTGATGGTGGAAATGCCGAGAAAGTCGCAAAGCGACTTGTGGGTAGAGCCAAGATGCGTGGTGTAGGTGCTTCTCTGAGGGTACTTGATGAGATCGCTCCTTCGATAGTCGATTCCTTGGCTGAGGAGAAGAACGTTCTTATCCTCACCTCTACTGCTGGTCAAGGTGAAGCTCCTCAAAATGGTAGAGAATTCTACAAAGCTTTGAGCAAGACCGCCGCCTCTGACAAGCTCGCCGAGACCAAAGTAACCGTATTCGGTATGGGTGATTCTCACTACTGGCCAAGACCTGAAGATGCGGGATATTACAACAAGCCTGCCAAGGACATCTTCCCCAAGGTAATTGGTTTAGGTTGTGCCGAACTTTGCCCCTTGGGTCTCGGTGACGATTCCGATCCTGACGGGTACATGACCGGATACAAGCCTTTCGAAGCTTCCTTATGGAGAGCTCTCGGAGTTGACAGTGTTGAAGTCGTCgaggagaaggaagaaaCAGTTGCCAACGAACACATCAAGATTGCTTCCGATTACCTCAGAGGTACTATCCTTGAGGGTCTTGAGGATAAGTCCACTGGTGCTATTGGTGCTTCCGACGCTCAATTGACCAAATTTCACGGTACTTACATGCAA GATGACCGAGATATTCGAGAATCTCTCAAAGCTCAAGGTCTTGAACCCGCTTACTCCTTCATGATCCGAGTTCGAATGCCTGCTGGTGTTTGTACCGCCGATCAATGGTTACATATGGACCGAATCTCCGATGAGCACGGTAACGGTACATTCAAATTGACTACTCGACAAACCTTCCAATTCCATGGTATCATCAAGAGTCACTTGAAGCCCGCTATGCAAGCCATCAATAGGGGATTACTTGATACCATCGCTGCTTGTGGTGATGTTAACCGAAACGTCCAATGTTGTGTCAACCCTGCTTACTCCAAAACACACAAAGCGGTCTACGACTTCTCCGTTGCTGTCTCCGAACACCTCTTGCCGTCTACCAATGCTTATCACGAGATCTGGCTAGACAAAAAGAAGGTCTATGGAGATGCAGCTCAAGATTTCTCTGCCGATCATGAACCATTATATGGCCCTTACTACTTGCCCCGTAAATTCAAGATCGCCGTCGCTGTGCCACCTGATAACGCTGTAGATGTCTTCACCAATGATGTCGGTTTCATCGCTATTGTGCAAAACGACGAAGTCATCGGTTATAACGTCAGTGTTGGTGGTGGTATGGGTGTCACTCATGGAAACAAGAAGACCTACCCTCGATTGGGTGATGTCTTAGGTTTCCTTAGTCCCGAAGACGGATGTAAGGTTGCTGAATCGATCATGTTGGTACAAAGAGATTACGGAAACCGAGCGGATCGAAAGAATGCTCGATTGAAGTACACTGTGGACCGATTAGGTGTCGCCAAATTCAAGGAATTGGTTGAAGAGCGATGGGGTAAGAAGTTCGCCGAGGCTCGACCATATCAATTCACTTCCAACTTGGACAAGTACGGATGGCACCATGGTCACGATGGAAAATGGCATTTCACCATGTTCATCGAAAACGGTCGTATCGAAGATTCACCTAGACATCAATTCAAGTCTGGTTTACAAGAAATCGCTAAGCACCATAAGGGTACTTTCCGATTGACTGCCAACCAACATTTAATACTTTCCGATGTAGCTACTGAAGATCTTGAGGACATGAAAAGATTATTGAACAAGTGGGGTTTAGATAACATCGATCATTCTGGTGTACGATTGAGTTCTTCAGCATGTGTTGCTTTCCCAACTTGTGGTTTAGCTATGGCTGAATCGGAAAGATACCTGCCATTACTCATTGACAAAGTTGAGAAAATCTGTGAAGAAGCTGGTGTtagaaatgatgatttagttATGAGAATGACTGGTTGTCCTAACGG TTGTGCACGACCATGGGCAGCTGAAGTTGCATTTGTTGGTAAAGCACCTGGATCATACATGATGATGCTTGGTGGGAGTCATGATGGAACAAGATTGAATAAACCATTCATTGAATCAGCTACTGAACCTGAAATTTTGGCTGTGCTCAAACCAATGATAAAACGATGGGCActtgaaagaaatgatgGAGAAAGATTTGGTGATTGGACAATAAGAGCTGGATACATTAAACCTACAACACATGGAACGAATTTCTGGGAAAATGGTTTCCCTACTGCTCAACAAGCTACACAAGCTATAACTGcttaa